The following are encoded in a window of Streptomyces sp. SAT1 genomic DNA:
- a CDS encoding beta-ketoacyl synthase N-terminal-like domain-containing protein → MSAPVKRRAAVTGIGVVAPNGTSTETFWKSTQQGVSVLDRVTREGCERLPLKVAGEVRAFDPSVSVEERYLVQTDRYTHFAMAAADAALEDARLGRADTDEAPFAAGVVTAAGSGGGEFGQRELQKLWGKGRRYVGPWQSIAWFYAASTGQVSIRRGFKGPCSVVAADEAGGLDALAHAARAVRRGTDVMVAGSTEAPLAPYSMVCQLGYGELSPVADPERAYRPFTESACGFVPAEGGAMLVVEAAERARERGAPVRATVAGHAATFTGASRWELSREGLAEAVRAALAEADCAPEEVDVVFADALGVPEADRAEALAIADALGAHGRRVPVTAPKTGTGRAYCAAPVLDAAAAVLTMEHGLIPPTPNVFDICHDLDLVTGSARAAQVRTALVLSRGLMGSNSALVLRHGTAGVPQV, encoded by the coding sequence ATGAGCGCACCCGTGAAACGGCGGGCGGCCGTCACCGGCATCGGTGTCGTGGCGCCCAACGGAACCAGCACCGAGACCTTCTGGAAGTCCACCCAGCAGGGTGTGAGCGTCCTGGACCGGGTCACCCGCGAGGGCTGCGAGCGGCTGCCGCTGAAGGTGGCGGGCGAGGTACGGGCCTTCGATCCGTCGGTCTCGGTCGAGGAGCGCTACCTCGTGCAGACCGACCGGTACACGCACTTCGCGATGGCGGCGGCCGACGCGGCGCTGGAGGACGCCCGTCTGGGCCGGGCCGACACGGACGAGGCGCCGTTCGCCGCGGGTGTGGTGACGGCGGCCGGCTCGGGCGGCGGCGAGTTCGGCCAGCGGGAGCTGCAGAAGCTGTGGGGCAAGGGCCGCCGCTATGTGGGCCCCTGGCAGTCGATCGCCTGGTTCTACGCGGCGAGCACCGGCCAGGTCTCCATCCGGCGCGGCTTCAAGGGGCCGTGCTCGGTGGTGGCCGCCGACGAGGCGGGCGGTCTGGACGCGCTGGCGCACGCCGCGCGGGCGGTGCGGCGCGGTACGGACGTGATGGTGGCCGGTTCCACGGAGGCGCCGCTCGCCCCGTACTCGATGGTCTGCCAGCTCGGTTACGGCGAGCTGAGTCCGGTGGCCGATCCGGAGCGGGCGTACCGGCCGTTCACGGAGTCGGCGTGCGGGTTCGTGCCCGCCGAGGGCGGCGCGATGCTCGTCGTGGAGGCGGCGGAGCGGGCCCGGGAGCGGGGTGCGCCGGTGCGGGCGACCGTGGCCGGGCACGCGGCCACCTTCACGGGTGCCTCCCGCTGGGAGCTGTCGCGCGAGGGTCTGGCGGAGGCGGTCCGCGCGGCGCTGGCGGAGGCGGACTGCGCCCCGGAGGAGGTCGACGTGGTCTTCGCGGACGCGCTCGGCGTCCCGGAGGCGGACCGGGCCGAGGCGCTGGCGATCGCCGACGCGCTCGGCGCGCACGGACGGCGGGTGCCGGTGACGGCGCCCAAGACCGGTACGGGCCGGGCGTACTGCGCGGCGCCCGTGCTGGACGCGGCGGCGGCGGTGCTCACGATGGAGCACGGTCTGATCCCGCCCACCCCCAATGTCTTCGACATCTGCCATGACCTCGATCTGGTGACCGGCAGCGCCCGTGCCGCGCAGGTGCGCACGGCGCTGGTCCTCAGCCGGGGGCTCATGGGCTCGAACTCGGCGCTGGTGCTGCGGCACGGCACCGCCGGCGTCCCTCAGGTCTGA
- a CDS encoding TcmI family type II polyketide cyclase, with the protein MHQALIVARMAPGSAPDIAQVFEDSDRGELPHLVGVTRRSLFQFGDVYMHLVEADRDPGPAIAKVAGHPEFRGISERLSAYVSAYDPETWRSPKDAMARRFYLWERDGRG; encoded by the coding sequence ATGCACCAGGCCCTGATCGTGGCCCGGATGGCGCCGGGCTCGGCCCCGGACATCGCGCAGGTCTTCGAGGACTCCGACCGCGGGGAGCTGCCGCACCTGGTCGGCGTCACCCGGCGCAGCCTCTTCCAGTTCGGCGATGTGTACATGCACCTCGTCGAGGCCGACCGGGACCCGGGCCCGGCCATCGCGAAGGTGGCCGGACACCCCGAGTTCCGCGGCATCAGCGAGCGGCTGTCGGCGTACGTCAGCGCGTACGACCCCGAGACGTGGCGTTCGCCGAAGGACGCGATGGCCCGGCGCTTCTACCTCTGGGAGCGCGACGGCCGCGGCTGA
- a CDS encoding methyltransferase has product MTTAQTAPPPSMRLRELVFGAACAAALRAAARLGVADALGDTPLAAEDLAAAVKTEPKPLRRLLRALACYGVFEERPDGTFAHTDMSRLLREDDPNSLRNISLWCTEPWTWDAWPKLDEAVRTGRNVVEDLYGKEFFVYLNEDAPESADVFNRAMTTSSRQSARDVAELLDLSGADSVADIGGGQGHVVASLLEKYPRMRGTLMDLPRVVDNADPRLREGGALAGRVDIVPGDCREAVPVRADVYIIKNILEWDDDSTARCLRNVMEAGGPKARVVVIENLVDDTPSMRFSTAMDLLLLLNVGGAKHTTKSMVSRLEAAGLVIDDISPVNPYLHAFDCTVPA; this is encoded by the coding sequence ATGACGACCGCTCAGACCGCCCCACCGCCGTCCATGCGGCTCAGGGAGCTCGTGTTCGGGGCGGCGTGTGCCGCCGCCCTGCGCGCCGCTGCCCGCCTCGGCGTGGCCGACGCCCTCGGCGACACCCCGCTGGCCGCGGAGGACCTCGCCGCCGCGGTGAAGACCGAACCCAAGCCGCTGCGCCGCCTGCTGCGCGCCCTGGCCTGCTACGGCGTCTTCGAGGAGCGCCCCGACGGCACCTTCGCGCACACCGACATGTCGCGGCTGCTGCGCGAGGACGACCCGAACAGCCTGCGCAACATCTCCCTGTGGTGCACCGAGCCGTGGACCTGGGACGCCTGGCCCAAGCTGGACGAGGCGGTGCGCACCGGCCGCAACGTCGTCGAGGACCTGTACGGCAAGGAGTTCTTCGTCTACCTCAACGAGGACGCCCCCGAGTCGGCGGACGTCTTCAACCGGGCGATGACCACCTCCTCCCGGCAGTCCGCCCGCGACGTGGCCGAACTCCTCGACCTGTCCGGGGCCGACTCGGTCGCCGACATCGGCGGCGGGCAGGGCCATGTGGTGGCCAGCCTGCTGGAGAAGTACCCCCGGATGCGCGGCACCCTGATGGACCTGCCGCGCGTCGTGGACAACGCCGACCCGCGGCTGCGCGAGGGCGGCGCGCTCGCCGGCCGGGTCGACATCGTGCCCGGCGACTGCCGCGAGGCCGTCCCGGTCCGGGCCGACGTCTACATCATCAAGAACATCCTGGAGTGGGACGACGACTCCACCGCCCGCTGCCTGCGCAACGTGATGGAGGCGGGCGGCCCCAAGGCCCGCGTCGTGGTCATCGAGAACCTCGTCGACGACACCCCGTCGATGCGCTTCAGCACCGCCATGGACCTGCTGCTGCTGCTCAACGTCGGGGGCGCCAAGCACACCACGAAGTCCATGGTGAGCCGCCTGGAAGCGGCCGGTCTGGTCATCGACGACATCAGCCCGGTCAACCCGTATCTGCACGCCTTCGACTGCACCGTGCCCGCCTGA
- a CDS encoding SRPBCC family protein, whose product MAGHTRNEITIAAPVDLVWEMTNDVERWPQLFSEYASAEILEQDGARCTFRLTMHPDENGTVWSWVSERVPDRATLTVRARRVETGPFAHMDIHWSYEEVPGGTRMVWTQDFAMKPEAPVDDDWMTDNINRNSKVQMALIRDKVEQAAASGRRPEPALTTD is encoded by the coding sequence ATGGCCGGACACACCCGGAACGAGATCACCATCGCCGCACCGGTGGACCTGGTGTGGGAGATGACCAACGACGTGGAGAGGTGGCCGCAGCTGTTCAGCGAGTACGCCTCCGCCGAGATCCTGGAGCAGGACGGTGCCCGGTGCACCTTCCGGCTGACCATGCACCCCGACGAGAACGGCACGGTGTGGAGCTGGGTCTCCGAGCGCGTGCCGGACCGGGCCACGCTGACCGTGAGGGCGCGGCGCGTGGAGACCGGGCCGTTCGCGCACATGGACATCCACTGGAGCTACGAGGAGGTCCCGGGCGGCACCCGCATGGTGTGGACCCAGGACTTCGCGATGAAGCCGGAGGCGCCGGTCGACGACGACTGGATGACCGACAACATCAACCGGAACTCCAAGGTCCAGATGGCGCTGATCCGGGACAAGGTCGAGCAGGCGGCGGCGTCCGGGCGGCGGCCCGAGCCGGCCCTGACCACCGACTGA
- a CDS encoding acyl carrier protein — protein MSDRITVEELSELMKKAAGITVSPQELADRADTGFDELGIDSLGLLGIVGELENRHGMPMPADAERCKTPRKFLDLVNSTLLAGA, from the coding sequence ATGAGTGACCGAATCACCGTGGAAGAACTGTCCGAACTCATGAAGAAGGCCGCCGGTATCACCGTCAGCCCGCAGGAGCTGGCGGACCGGGCCGACACCGGCTTCGACGAGCTCGGCATCGACTCGCTCGGCCTGCTCGGCATCGTGGGCGAACTGGAGAACCGGCACGGCATGCCCATGCCGGCCGACGCGGAGCGCTGCAAGACGCCCCGGAAGTTCCTCGACCTCGTCAACAGCACCCTTCTGGCAGGAGCCTGA